The Triticum aestivum cultivar Chinese Spring chromosome 3A, IWGSC CS RefSeq v2.1, whole genome shotgun sequence genome includes a region encoding these proteins:
- the LOC123057650 gene encoding uncharacterized protein codes for MESSSSSLLLSSYAGSNKRARGADLEVVSSAEAEAAKRMRPEDLLDLLDDDTNAAAAGDLASVMRSLEEEICADDLTPPQPELGFLLEASDDELGLPPAAAASSSSDDAEGWEPEVTAGVFGEQIWSFEDEIEGAYAFGGVAYSPEAAAATAAADAEWGDDGFDAGLFGFGDESLGPSDVDVLRQETMPAV; via the coding sequence ATGGAGAGCTCCTCCTCGTCTCTGTTGCTGAGTTCGTACGCGGGCAGCAACAAGAGGGCCAGGGGTGCCGACCTTGAAGTTGTCTCGTCCGCTGAGGCGGAAGCCGCCAAGAGGATGAGGCCCGAGGACCTACTGGACCTGCTCGACGACGACACCAACGCCGCGGCGGCCGGCGACCTGGCGTCCGTCATGCGGAGCCTTGAGGAGGAGATATGCGCCGACGACCTGACGCCGCCTCAGCCAGAGCTAGGCTTCCTGCTCGAGGCCTCGGACGACGAGCTCGGCTTGCCGCCGGcggccgcggcgtcctcctcgtcgGACGACGCCGAGGGCTGGGAGCCGGAGGTGACCGCCGGCGTGTTCGGGGAGCAGATATGGAGCTTCGAGGACGAGATTGAGGGCGCCTACGCCTTCGGCGGCGTTGCCTACTCGCCGGAGGCCGCCGCGGCGACCGCAGCGGCCGATGCTGAGTGGGGCGACGACGGCTTCGACGCCGGCCTGTTCGGCTTCGGCGACGAGTCCTTGGGGCCGTCCGATGTCGACGTGCTTCGCCAGGAGACCATGCCCGCCGTTTGA
- the LOC123057651 gene encoding uncharacterized protein has protein sequence MESSSSSLLLPSSYAGNNKRARDAGLEAEAEAAKRMRPEDLLDLLDDDTDAAAAGDLASVMRSLEEEICADDLTPPQPELGFLLEASDDELGLPPAAGASSSSDDAGGWEPEEPARVFGEQIWSFEDEIEGAYAFGGVAYSPEAAVPAAAAAAEWGDDGFDACLFGFGDESFGPSDLAVLRQETMPSV, from the coding sequence ATGGAGAGCTCCTCCTCGTCTCTGTTGTTGCCGAGTTCGTATGCCGGCAACAACAAGAGGGCCAGGGATGCCGGCcttgaggcggaggcggaggccgccaagaGGATGCGGCCGGAGGACCTGCTGGACCTGCTCGACGACGACACCGACGCCGCGGCGGCCGGCGACCTGGCCTCCGTCATGCGGAGCCTTGAGGAGGAGATATGCGCCGACGACCTGACGCCGCCGCAGCCAGAGCTAGGGTTCCTGCTCGAGGCCTCGGACGACGAGCTTGGCCTGCCGCCGGCCGCCGGGGCGTCCTCCTCGTCGGACGACGCTGGGGGCTGGGAACCAGAGGAGCCCGCCCGCGTGTTCGGGGAGCAGATATGGAGCTTCGAGGACGAGATTGAGGGCGCCTACGCCTTCGGCGGCGTTGCCTACTCGCCGGAGGCCGCCGTGCCGGCTGCTGCGGCCGCAGCCGAGTGGGGCGACGACGGCTTCGACGCCTGCCTGTTTGGCTTCGGCGACGAGTCCTTCGGGCCGTCCGATCTCGCCGTGCTTCGCCAGGAGACCATGCCCTCCGTTTGA